The genomic DNA TTCATCCGGAATCCCGTGGAATTTCAAACCATTTTCTTCCCAGTATGCCGCAAAACTTTTAGCATTTTCTGGTCCAATGGCGACGATTTCTGTGTCTTTATTTGTAAATTGATCGTATTGTTGATGCAACTGCATCATATGCTTTCGGCAAAATGGTCAAACAAAACCTCTATTTAAAACAATCAACACATTTCTCTTCCCTTTAAAACCAGAAAGCTTAAATTTGTTTCCTTCATAATCCTCCATTTCAAAATCGGGCGCCGGTTTATTTACTTCTACACTTGCCATTGTTTCG from Bacillaceae bacterium S4-13-56 includes the following:
- a CDS encoding redoxin domain-containing protein, with amino-acid sequence MASVEVNKPAPDFEMEDYEGNKFKLSGFKGKRNVLIVLNRGFVUPFCRKHMMQLHQQYDQFTNKDTEIVAIGPENAKSFAAYWEENGLKFHGIPDEKHTVLKLYGQKANLFKLGRMPAQMLVDKEGTLRYVHYGHSMKDIPENSEILELIDSL